From the Juglans microcarpa x Juglans regia isolate MS1-56 chromosome 3D, Jm3101_v1.0, whole genome shotgun sequence genome, the window CCTTTTTACCTTTGGGGTACCTTGCATATTAGTTGCCCGCTTGccatagataaaaaaaaattctagacaaCGGGAAATAAGGTAATTATGTTGCGCTTAcatactcacgactgcaactatcatttctcttcaatTTATAGTAATAGAAAGGGTAATTTGAATGCCCTTTAGACTGGATTTTATAATTAGGCAGGTACATATTCTTTTCCGCAAGCAATTTAGCAGTTTGTTTTTGTGGGTTATCCTAGAAATCAGggaaattattgtatttaacAAATATTCTAGAAAGAGTcaggctactctgccgcccagaGTAACCCGCTCTACTTGACCCAATAGTTGcaaaagtaactttttttttttcatttttctattcacattttttaatgtatttaaatattttttaaaaataaaaaaaaaatacatcaatacacttaaaatcacttccttcgtcattaagtaaaaaaaaaaaaagtaatgctatatgcaatcgtagagtgcgcaagcgctgtacaatcactttgaaaaaaaataggatctacaattaaatttttttttccatataggttctgtatttattcaattttttttaaaatgatgattaCACATCGTTTGCACactcatgactgcaactatcatttctccaaaaaaaaaaaaaaaaacaattttactGAGCCGTCAATTTGGGGCCGCAGACTAGCTTTATACTTCCAGGAAACACAATTTGGTTCAATAAGATCTAGATTGGAAGGGGTCCCCACAGTTCCTCAACCAGGGCCACTCCTAAACATATCCGACTACTCGGCCTTTTCTACTTGCTAGAGATCTAGCAGGATTAAGCAATAGAAACATGGTGTTTGCTCCAAAGGCACATTGCACATTCATTTGTCAAAGTATACGAGTTTCAACCGTATGAATACCTTTACATAATGTATAGATTACACAAGGAAAATTATGTACAATGATTTAAGTTATATAAGGTCGTACAAAATTATCCCAGCTCCCTAGCTTGGGCATCCAACGAGTAGGGAGAGCATCCTTCACAATACTTAACCTTGATACGTATTTGCACATTTTAAGTACATAATAGCTAGATTTTGGGTACTAACCAATACATTGCAAGACAATCTGGAGTTCAGATATCCTCAGTCTTCACAGGAGTCCAGTTATTTCTCCTGGCAGTCTCTTTCCTGGCACGTGAAACAAAACCAAGAACGTAACCTACAAAAGCCCCAAGCACTAACACGCTCGCTCCCTTAACATACCATGAGAAGGTGGACTGAACCAAAACACCATCAACACCAGCAGCACCATAGCCACTGAGGACTTCTCCAGATGCTAGAATCTCGACTGTATCATGCACCTCCCCATCATGGTTCCCAACATAAGAAAGCGTAAGCTTCTCCTTAGTAGCAACCAATCTAGTATACCCAAACTCACCCCCACGGTACAGAGAGTTCTTTGGTTGTGGGAATATTGGGTCATTTGGGTGGTTAGATCTAGGTTCCCATATGGGTTGCCAGTCTTGCCCTGCCATCCCAATCACAACATGGACAGGAAATGCCTCCCAGTTCTTCCCATTCAGGCCCATGCTTCCACAAGTAAAGTTATTCACTGGACAAAACCTCTCATATCTATGGACATGACCCCACAATGCAAGGGTCACCTTGTTTTTCACGAACAAGGGTTCCAAGTGCTCAAGCATCCTCTCCCTCAATGGGGCATCCCTCCCTTCATTGCTTGTTGTGTACATGGGTCGGTGGCCTTGGACTACCACAAAAGGGGTCTTTTTTCGATCAACTGACTCCAAGTCATGCTTTATAAAGTTATATTGGTTGCTCCCTGGAAGGAAATTGGTCTCAGTTGACATGTACACGAAATGTACTGCCCCATATCAAATGAGTAGTAAAGGTTCCTTGTGGCTGGAGCTCGGGTTCCAGTTGGTTCTGAAGAGTTCCCAGGCATGTTGAACTTAAGGCTATAAGGTATGCCGCATTCACCACCCCCATCTGTTCCATAAATCCTCTCAGACCACTGAGGTCTCCAAGGCTGTGACGGCCAGTTGTACTCATGATTACCAATGCACACATGGTATGCTACTTTGGATGCAACAGGTTCAATCTGCGTGAAAAACTGGTCCCACAACCATGCATATCCTCTTGCATAGCTGATGTCACCAATATGTGACACAAATGCAGGCTTGTCCCCCAGAGCATTAACATCACGGAGGATCCATTTCATGGTTGCTATGCTTTCCTCTTGCGTACGGAGAAATGTTGAGTATGGTGTAGCCGTTCCCATGTCACCGAACAGGAAAGCTACTGTTTCATCAGAGTCTCCATTCCGTGACATGAAGCTGTGAGTTGCACTCCAACCTCCAGAGTCACTTCCAACCTGTTACAGGCAACATCATTTTGTTTCAGGTATAGACAGTATTTAAGGCATTAGCTGCAGCCAGGGCGGATGCAGACCACACAGTGGGAAGAAAAGTTGCTCCTTACATAAGTATGTTCTATCAAGATTAACCATACAGATATCTCGCTGTGTATTGACGTTGGATTCAGCATTTAGTAAGAGCGTCTTCTCTAGATATGGATTACTATGAAAACTAAACACAActtcataaaagtaaaataaggCATGAGAATCAGGTGCCTTCTTTTCCTGAGCCATGATCATGCAGATGATATCACCAAAAAGGGACAGCGATTTCAATCTTTAAGAGTTGCATCACTGGACAACCCCGAGTAAAATAGGCAACCAACACACTAAGTACTAAGGCGTCCAACAAGCACCAAATAATCAATGGAAGAGTCACATAAGATCAAATAGACCTGATTAGTCTATGCAGCCAGAGCAAAagatgtaatttatttttttgattgacACCGGATATCTGAGAataaagtcccgactaatcccagggcGCATAGGCCAAAGAAATTTTCCTTAAGTGTCCCTCAGCTAATTCAAGGGAAGTTCCCGATGACTCctagaaattatttgcacccaaaGGTATCAAACCTTAGTCCTGGAGGGAGGATACCACGAAGAGGCTTTTACCACTTAAGCCAATCCCTACCAGTGATcttaacaagaaaaatcattaataaTCGTCAACAGAAATTATATAGTGAGAAATAGAAATTCCTTTTCTTAACAAAATCGTTTACCTGATAATAATACCTGGCTCCTTTCTTCAAGTTCCTCATAACCCCATCATGGATCCACCCAGGGTCTCTCCACCCGATACTCTCATTGGCTGGGGACTCGCACATGTCCTCCCTCTCGTACCTCCCAACACGTGTGATCGCCATGTGACCAAGCCGATTTTCTCTCTCCCCATACCTCACGTACTGCCTCTCCCTACCATTCTCCGTCAAGAACATGACCCGCATCTCGTCTTCGTTATCCGTGAACGCCAGGTGAATCTGCTCCGGTCCGCGTCCCGGCCCAAACCCGACTCTCTCGGATTCAGCCAGCAAGTGGGCCGTACCGGGCAAGGGATTGTGGTCGTGATCGAGGCGGTGCGGGTCGACTTCGGACTCAAGCCAGCTGAAGATCCGGAAGGAGTAGTTGGATCGAAGGTTGACCAGGGGGAGGGAGATGGAGCCCGACCCAGAACGCCAATTCGGGGAGGACGACAGGAAGGTGTAGCCGATGAAAGTGTCGTTGGACGAGTTCGGGGGCGAGTAAATCCCGAGCCAGTCGAGCTTCGAGGGGGAGGCGATACCGGACCATTGGATGAGTATCGAGTCGCCGGATCTTCGGAGGACGGTGGGGGTTACGGAGATGGAGACGGGGGATGGGGTTGATGCgttaaagaaagaaaggataaagaagaagaagatgaagggtGTGAGAAGACTCATCATATTCAGATTTCTTCCGGGcggagaagatgaagaatgtCGGAATTTGGGTGTGCGGTTGAGTATTGGGTTGCTTATGGATCAATTCAATTAGGCATATGCCGCATATCCTTGTACTCTTAGGTCACCTTTGTACGGTGAAAATGTTATGTAATTTGATTTTATCATATctagttattataatttttttaaaatttttatataaaatataataaataatttatttttttcaaattttaaaaaaatcatattctaataatattttatttaatttttaatttttatctcaactcactatttatatgatatcaaaggctctgtttggatagtgaacgtgttttatcttatcttatctcatctcataattttaacttttttaaattttaacacaacatataataaataattcaactttttctaatcctaaaatataataacattaaaaaataatattttaacattattcaactttcatttttatctaaaactatcttatctcattttactatctaaactgTG encodes:
- the LOC121254886 gene encoding LOW QUALITY PROTEIN: probable inactive purple acid phosphatase 2 (The sequence of the model RefSeq protein was modified relative to this genomic sequence to represent the inferred CDS: inserted 1 base in 1 codon), encoding MMSLLTPFIFFFFILSFFNASTPSPVSISVTPTVLRRSGDSILIQWSGIASPSKLDWLGIYSPPNSSNDTFIGYTFLSSSPNWRSGSGSISLPLVNLRSNYSFRIFSWLESEVDPHRLDHDHNPLPGTAHLLAESERVGFGPGRGPEQIHLAFTDNEDEMRVMFLTENGRERQYVRYGERENRLGHMAITRVGRYEREDMCESPANESIGWRDPGWIHDGVMRNLKKGARYYYQVGSDSGGWSATHSFMSRNGDSDETVAFLFGDMGTATPYSTFLRTQEESIATMKWILRDVNALGDKPAFVSHIGDISYARGYAWLWDQFFTQIEPVASKVAYHVCIGNHEYNWPSQPWRPQWSERIYGTDGGGECGIPYSLKFNMPGNSSEPTGTRAPATRNLYYSFDMGXVHFVYMSTETNFLPGSNQYNFIKHDLESVDRKKTPFVVVQGHRPMYTTSNEGRDAPLRERMLEHLEPLFVKNKVTLALWGHVHRYERFCPVNNFTCGSMGLNGKNWEAFPVHVVIGMAGQDWQPIWEPRSNHPNDPIFPQPKNSLYRGGEFGYTRLVATKEKLTLSYVGNHDGEVHDTVEILASGEVLSGYGAAGVDGVLVQSTFSWYVKGASVLVLGAFVGYVLGFVSRARKETARRNNWTPVKTEDI